A single Thermoplasmatales archaeon DNA region contains:
- a CDS encoding thioredoxin family protein — translation MKKTALIIIFMIALTGCVKNSINEKYIIGDGDDDSWIDYPSWHPKAGEKVEHPSWVLKEIEKKPLVILVHSNNCLPCIQQQKDLEDLLENFGNDIIYVDITADGSDSRAWDAYNIYYPLEGQWYIPLTIIISKLEYKGESCIIWHSEVGRTGKDWLTKYINNSISYYGAKI, via the coding sequence ATGAAGAAGACTGCACTAATAATAATTTTTATGATAGCTTTAACTGGTTGTGTTAAAAATTCAATAAATGAAAAATATATTATAGGGGATGGGGATGATGATTCCTGGATTGATTATCCTTCATGGCATCCAAAAGCTGGAGAAAAAGTTGAGCATCCTTCATGGGTTTTGAAAGAAATTGAAAAGAAGCCGCTCGTAATATTGGTTCATAGTAACAATTGCTTGCCATGCATACAGCAGCAGAAGGATTTAGAAGATTTACTGGAGAACTTTGGGAATGATATTATATATGTTGACATAACTGCGGATGGGAGCGATAGCAGGGCGTGGGATGCGTACAATATTTATTATCCGTTAGAGGGGCAGTGGTATATACCTTTAACAATCATAATTTCAAAATTAGAATATAAAGGAGAAAGCTGTATAATATGGCACTCGGAGGTTGGAAGAACTGGAAAGGATTGGCTAACTAAATACATCAATAACTCTATATCCTATTATGGTGCAAAAATATGA
- a CDS encoding cytochrome c biogenesis protein codes for MKSTSIILMVILLLSFCHPSTGNDENHAPLFSSVTVDGKNFSLNDCKGNVTILHIQNFENPLCIECEKEMRDQIIELAKISEEKIDNITIVTINIRKNYASEDGKTLAEKWYKINLTWYWIEDFPPYNIANLYSKYYIVDGAFANPTILLINQSLVVIRVYHIYCMGKGEIDGLQKAESLLEDAKKILAGEFDVISKKSENKITFFGMFILGMITSFSPCSLALLISMISYVFATKSNGNFKKEALIGLGAGIFFTLGLSVIFFIIGIMISSVGFFISISSLFYLIAGIILLILGINIFKPLKTEVGGQFKEMGIKFFGKLSSKSLFLGAFFLGIIFAVGWAPCAISLVLPVFILVMTQKATLLIGGTLLFAFGIGYGFPIIFLTTATRGMKARIGSAYIKAGKIIEKFFAMAIIVIAFLFILRYFGINFW; via the coding sequence ATGAAATCTACATCAATAATTTTGATGGTAATTCTTCTTTTAAGTTTTTGCCATCCATCAACTGGAAATGATGAAAATCACGCTCCTTTGTTTAGTTCAGTAACAGTTGATGGAAAAAATTTTTCATTAAATGATTGCAAGGGAAATGTTACAATTCTTCACATTCAGAATTTTGAGAACCCTCTATGTATCGAATGCGAAAAAGAGATGAGGGATCAGATTATTGAGTTGGCAAAAATATCAGAAGAAAAGATAGATAATATCACAATTGTAACTATAAACATAAGGAAAAATTACGCATCAGAAGATGGAAAAACACTTGCTGAAAAATGGTACAAAATTAATTTAACATGGTACTGGATTGAAGATTTCCCGCCTTATAATATAGCAAACTTATACTCAAAATATTATATAGTTGATGGAGCATTTGCAAATCCTACAATATTATTGATTAATCAATCATTAGTTGTTATTAGGGTCTATCATATTTATTGCATGGGTAAAGGAGAAATAGACGGTTTGCAGAAAGCAGAGTCGCTATTAGAAGATGCCAAAAAAATTTTGGCCGGAGAATTTGATGTAATAAGCAAAAAGAGTGAAAATAAAATAACATTTTTTGGCATGTTTATTCTTGGTATGATAACTTCTTTTTCTCCTTGCTCTCTCGCCCTTTTAATTTCAATGATTTCCTATGTTTTTGCCACTAAAAGCAATGGAAATTTTAAAAAGGAAGCATTAATTGGATTAGGAGCTGGTATATTCTTTACTCTTGGCTTATCCGTTATTTTTTTCATAATTGGAATTATGATTTCCTCCGTAGGGTTTTTCATATCAATTTCCTCCCTATTCTATCTAATAGCAGGAATAATTCTTCTTATTCTAGGAATAAACATTTTCAAGCCTTTAAAAACAGAAGTTGGAGGGCAATTTAAAGAAATGGGAATAAAATTTTTTGGTAAATTAAGCTCAAAATCATTGTTTCTGGGTGCATTCTTTTTAGGCATAATTTTTGCTGTTGGATGGGCGCCATGCGCCATATCGCTGGTTCTCCCTGTGTTTATTCTGGTTATGACTCAAAAAGCGACATTATTGATTGGAGGGACGCTTCTTTTTGCTTTTGGAATAGGATATGGTTTTCCGATAATTTTTCTTACAACTGCAACGAGAGGTATGAAAGCAAGGATAGGAAGCGCTTATATAAAGGCTGGCAAAATAATTGAAAAATTTTTCGCTATGGCAATTATTGTAATTGCTTTTCTATTTATTCTTAGATATTTTGGGATAAATTTCTGGTAA
- a CDS encoding CBS domain-containing protein encodes MKVKDIMTKGVIYVNKRDDVDYILQLMEKYKITKAPVIEDGKLVGIVTDNKIADKLGSIRSRGVTPARMHAMTVMEKKFYVVSPDTPIEEILETVGEPGPTMLPVVSNEHLVGVITKADLLPLIDDEGSIKEIMSFPVISVSPDDRVVHARRLMIDKNIARIPVVKNGKIIGVISDWEIANAFAKLKKSIALGKQSSHIKNLLVKDVMKSPAITAIDTITIKEAAEIMIKNEVGCLPIVGGDKKIRGIVTRTDLLKRLLKKLKKRQ; translated from the coding sequence ATGAAAGTAAAAGATATAATGACAAAAGGAGTTATTTATGTAAATAAAAGAGACGATGTTGATTATATACTTCAGCTGATGGAGAAATATAAAATAACAAAAGCCCCGGTAATCGAGGATGGAAAGCTTGTTGGAATAGTAACTGATAACAAGATAGCGGATAAGCTCGGGAGCATAAGAAGCAGGGGCGTGACGCCAGCCCGCATGCATGCAATGACTGTTATGGAGAAAAAATTTTATGTTGTCTCGCCGGACACACCAATTGAAGAGATACTTGAGACTGTTGGTGAGCCAGGGCCGACAATGCTTCCTGTTGTTTCAAATGAGCATCTTGTAGGGGTAATAACAAAAGCCGATTTGCTTCCGCTCATTGATGATGAAGGCAGTATAAAGGAAATAATGAGTTTTCCAGTTATTTCTGTTTCTCCTGATGATAGGGTTGTTCATGCAAGAAGATTGATGATCGATAAAAATATAGCAAGAATTCCTGTTGTCAAAAATGGTAAAATAATTGGAGTGATTTCTGATTGGGAAATTGCAAATGCTTTTGCAAAATTGAAAAAAAGCATAGCATTGGGAAAGCAGAGCTCGCATATAAAGAATTTACTTGTAAAAGATGTGATGAAAAGCCCGGCAATAACCGCAATAGATACAATAACAATAAAAGAGGCTGCAGAAATAATGATAAAGAATGAAGTTGGATGCCTTCCGATAGTTGGAGGAGATAAAAAAATTAGAGGAATAGTAACAAGAACAGATTTGCTTAAAAGATTGCTAAAAAAATTAAAGAAGAGGCAATGA
- a CDS encoding CBS domain-containing protein yields the protein MKKEILVKDIMSKAPVIVKSKASVIDAAKEMKIEKVGSVIVVENGKPVGILTESDILKKIVAEGKDASKIKVKDVMSTPLISISPDEKIEKAVKLLGKNRIRRLPVIENGKLVGIITERDIVQFSPLFIDLVEEWAKITKERIEYERSETMAGKCEECGMATDKLIEVDGRMLCEFCAEL from the coding sequence ATGAAGAAAGAAATACTTGTAAAGGATATAATGAGCAAAGCTCCTGTTATAGTAAAAAGTAAGGCAAGTGTTATTGATGCGGCAAAGGAGATGAAAATTGAAAAAGTTGGAAGTGTAATTGTTGTTGAAAATGGTAAGCCAGTCGGAATATTAACAGAGAGCGATATCTTGAAAAAAATTGTTGCAGAAGGAAAGGATGCTTCAAAAATAAAGGTGAAGGATGTAATGAGCACTCCTTTAATCAGCATTTCTCCAGATGAAAAAATTGAAAAAGCAGTTAAATTGCTTGGAAAAAATAGAATAAGGAGATTGCCTGTAATAGAAAATGGAAAACTTGTTGGAATAATTACAGAAAGAGACATTGTTCAATTCTCCCCTCTATTCATTGATTTGGTTGAAGAATGGGCTAAAATAACAAAAGAAAGGATTGAATATGAAAGAAGCGAAACAATGGCAGGAAAATGCGAGGAATGCGGAATGGCTACAGACAAACTTATAGAAGTAGATGGAAGAATGCTCTGTGAATTTTGTGCTGAGCTTTAG
- the arsB gene encoding ACR3 family arsenite efflux transporter — MERLGIFEKYLTLWVAICIILGILIGKFFPAFPEILNHLEYAHVSLPVAVLIWLMIYPMMVKVDFDSIKNAAKKPKGLVITWVTNWLIKPFTMYLFASFFLTILFARYIPPDLQKQYIAGAVFLGAAPCTAMVFVWSYLSKGDAGYTLVQVATNDLIILFAFVPIVSFLLGISGLAVPYYTLFLSVILFVGIPLTFGYLTRRWAIKRKGIEWLEKVLLKKMGKVTIIGLLLTLIILFSFQGEIIVSNPFHIMLIAIPLAIQTYFIFAIAYGWAYLWKLPHSIAAPAAMIGASNFFELAVAVAISVYGLASGAALATVVGVLEEVPIMLSLVGIANKTRHKFEKKRILFLCVENSCRSQMAEVIFNSIAKNAEAESAGIKPASKVDEKAIEVMKEIGIDISNKKPKLLSREKEYDIIVTMGCMNGCPITPKEKTIEWNIPDPKGKNIDEYRKVRDEIKKSIERLIEERI; from the coding sequence ATGGAAAGGCTTGGAATATTTGAAAAATATCTTACATTGTGGGTGGCAATTTGCATAATTTTGGGTATTTTAATTGGAAAATTTTTCCCAGCCTTCCCAGAAATTTTAAATCATCTTGAATATGCCCATGTTTCACTACCTGTTGCTGTGCTGATATGGCTGATGATATATCCTATGATGGTAAAAGTTGATTTTGATAGCATAAAAAATGCGGCAAAAAAACCAAAAGGATTGGTTATCACATGGGTAACAAACTGGCTTATCAAACCTTTTACAATGTATCTTTTTGCCTCCTTTTTCCTAACTATTTTATTTGCAAGATATATCCCTCCAGATTTGCAGAAGCAATATATTGCGGGGGCTGTTTTTCTTGGCGCCGCCCCCTGCACCGCAATGGTATTTGTATGGAGTTATTTGAGCAAGGGTGATGCTGGCTATACTCTTGTGCAGGTGGCTACAAATGACTTGATTATTTTATTTGCTTTTGTTCCGATAGTTTCCTTCTTGCTGGGTATAAGCGGGCTTGCTGTTCCATATTATACACTTTTTTTATCTGTTATTCTTTTTGTTGGTATTCCGCTGACATTTGGTTATTTAACAAGGCGATGGGCAATAAAAAGGAAGGGCATAGAATGGCTGGAAAAAGTTCTTTTGAAGAAGATGGGAAAAGTTACAATAATAGGATTGCTTCTAACTCTAATCATTCTTTTCTCTTTTCAGGGAGAAATAATCGTATCAAATCCGTTCCATATAATGCTTATCGCAATTCCTCTTGCAATTCAAACATACTTTATTTTTGCGATTGCTTATGGATGGGCGTATCTATGGAAGCTTCCTCATAGCATAGCAGCTCCAGCGGCAATGATAGGAGCAAGCAATTTTTTTGAACTGGCAGTGGCAGTTGCCATATCTGTATATGGACTTGCATCAGGTGCCGCCCTCGCTACTGTGGTAGGTGTGCTTGAGGAAGTGCCAATTATGCTTAGTCTCGTGGGAATAGCAAACAAGACAAGGCATAAGTTCGAAAAAAAGAGAATTCTTTTCCTCTGCGTTGAAAATTCATGCAGGAGCCAGATGGCAGAGGTAATATTTAATTCAATCGCAAAAAATGCTGAGGCAGAGAGTGCTGGAATAAAGCCAGCAAGTAAGGTAGATGAAAAGGCAATTGAGGTAATGAAAGAAATAGGAATTGATATAAGCAATAAAAAGCCAAAATTATTAAGCAGGGAGAAAGAATATGATATTATTGTAACAATGGGATGCATGAATGGCTGTCCGATAACTCCAAAAGAAAAAACAATTGAATGGAATATCCCCGACCCAAAGGGAAAGAATATTGATGAATATAGAAAAGTGAGAGATGAAATAAAAAAAAGTATAGAAAGATTGATAGAGGAAAGAATATGA